In the Candidatus Bathyarchaeia archaeon genome, one interval contains:
- a CDS encoding FAD-dependent oxidoreductase, protein MLQSTRSLLESIMPNEHVALVIGGGVAGLQASLDLADHGFQVYLVEKEAKLGGTLKNLGRLFPTLRDAEETLKPLIEKVVSNPSIKVIAQAEVQTVQGSVGDFKARIGRAGSPDIPVVEVEVHADVIVVATGFRQYEAQKLGQYKYGQHRNVVTGLEYERMLKPDGPTQGKILRPDNGQKPKSVAFILCAGSRDEKHLRYCCNLGCLNAIKHAHLLRKQYGKEVDAYICYIDIRAVTKTGEQFYNKARAEEVEFIHGQPSEVRQALDGTLTLDVYDQATSKLLSITADLVVLEMGLEPNVEIAEKLGLKLTEDGFIVEKDPQLSVSETNIEGIFLAGAVQQPMHSYEAVVHASAAALKAISIQKTKTDS, encoded by the coding sequence ATGCTTCAAAGCACTAGGTCACTGTTGGAATCAATAATGCCCAACGAGCATGTAGCCTTAGTAATTGGTGGGGGCGTCGCCGGGCTTCAAGCCAGCCTCGACCTAGCCGACCATGGCTTCCAAGTCTACCTTGTTGAAAAAGAAGCAAAGCTTGGAGGAACCCTGAAGAATCTTGGCAGGTTATTTCCCACATTGCGAGACGCAGAGGAGACACTCAAACCGTTGATCGAAAAGGTTGTTTCAAACCCCAGCATCAAAGTCATAGCCCAAGCTGAGGTGCAGACGGTTCAAGGCTCAGTTGGCGACTTTAAAGCACGAATTGGACGCGCAGGAAGCCCAGACATACCTGTGGTGGAAGTAGAGGTCCACGCTGATGTCATCGTGGTTGCCACAGGTTTTCGCCAGTACGAGGCGCAGAAGCTTGGTCAATACAAATATGGGCAGCATCGAAACGTGGTCACAGGCTTAGAATACGAACGAATGCTAAAACCCGATGGCCCCACACAAGGCAAAATACTGCGCCCCGACAATGGACAGAAACCTAAGAGCGTCGCCTTCATCTTGTGCGCGGGTTCGCGAGACGAGAAACACCTGCGCTACTGCTGCAATCTGGGCTGCTTAAACGCCATTAAACATGCACATCTTCTCCGGAAACAGTACGGCAAGGAAGTTGACGCATACATTTGCTACATCGACATACGCGCCGTCACCAAAACGGGTGAACAGTTCTACAATAAGGCGCGAGCTGAGGAAGTAGAGTTCATTCATGGCCAGCCATCAGAGGTTCGACAGGCGCTGGATGGCACACTTACTCTAGACGTTTACGATCAAGCAACAAGCAAACTGCTGTCCATAACCGCCGACCTAGTCGTCTTAGAAATGGGACTAGAACCAAACGTTGAAATTGCTGAGAAGCTCGGGCTGAAACTCACTGAAGACGGCTTCATAGTGGAGAAAGACCCACAACTCTCTGTAAGCGAGACGAACATTGAAGGCATATTCTTGGCGGGAGCCGTGCAACAGCCAATGCATTCGTACGAAGCAGTTGTCCACGCTTCAGCCGCAGCTCTTAAAGCCATATCCATTCAGAAAACTAAAACTGATTCTTGA
- a CDS encoding CoB--CoM heterodisulfide reductase iron-sulfur subunit B family protein: protein MPVYWGCVIPTVQYAYEMSVREVMPQLGVELIDLENASCCGTPVQSVNMVAAVYLAARNIAIAEKMGFTNLLAVCNGCHLSLFEATHFLNHDEKLRDQVNALLKEEDLQYSGRMKIWHTIDFLHDMIGEDAIKKAATHPLNELKLAVHYGCHILRPSSVGTVDDPENPQKLDQLIEWLGAKSIPYPEKLDCCGAMLMLSHPDAAFTFTGLKLKAIQELGADAVVDSCPSCQNMFDVRQKSAAATTGAKLNMPVVYYTQLLGLAMGISQEKLGLNLNRSPVDEFLQKALVH, encoded by the coding sequence GTGCCAGTTTACTGGGGCTGCGTCATTCCAACTGTGCAGTACGCTTACGAGATGTCTGTGAGAGAGGTCATGCCTCAACTAGGCGTTGAACTCATAGATTTGGAAAACGCGTCATGCTGTGGCACGCCAGTTCAAAGCGTTAACATGGTTGCCGCGGTTTATCTGGCAGCCCGTAACATCGCAATCGCTGAGAAAATGGGCTTCACCAACTTGCTAGCTGTGTGTAACGGCTGTCACCTCTCATTGTTTGAAGCCACCCACTTTCTGAATCATGACGAAAAACTAAGAGATCAGGTAAACGCTTTGCTTAAGGAAGAAGACCTGCAATATTCGGGCAGGATGAAAATCTGGCACACCATCGACTTTCTACACGACATGATCGGGGAAGATGCGATAAAGAAGGCTGCAACGCACCCGTTAAACGAGTTGAAGCTTGCTGTCCACTATGGCTGCCACATACTCCGCCCGAGCAGTGTCGGCACAGTAGACGACCCTGAAAACCCGCAAAAACTCGACCAGCTCATTGAATGGCTGGGAGCCAAAAGCATTCCTTATCCTGAGAAACTAGACTGTTGTGGCGCCATGCTCATGCTGTCGCATCCTGATGCAGCGTTCACGTTTACGGGATTGAAGCTTAAGGCGATACAGGAGTTGGGCGCCGATGCTGTAGTTGACTCGTGTCCGTCGTGCCAGAACATGTTTGACGTAAGGCAGAAGAGCGCAGCCGCAACCACAGGCGCCAAACTGAACATGCCAGTGGTCTATTACACGCAGTTGCTCGGCTTAGCCATGGGCATTTCACAGGAGAAGCTTGGGTTGAACCTGAACCGCAGTCCCGTAGACGAGTTTCTGCAAAAAGCCCTTGTTCACTAA
- a CDS encoding 4Fe-4S dicluster domain-containing protein — MISSMTITDQMTSKKPDAGLRHHALSKIGEHKPYNCFQCIKCTSGCPSMKMLELKPHEIVALAKAGFVDELINSGIIWTCATCLKCKERCPQAVAPVDLILALRNMAVEKEAKVPESFLQSTSMILECGHISRPQPTITRKLEKIDRDKLALPKFKEPDERFKATFMKALESKVESETQH; from the coding sequence ATGATTAGTTCTATGACCATCACGGATCAGATGACTTCGAAGAAACCCGATGCTGGACTAAGACATCATGCTTTGAGCAAGATTGGCGAGCACAAACCCTACAATTGCTTTCAATGCATCAAATGCACCAGTGGCTGCCCGTCTATGAAAATGCTGGAGCTGAAGCCCCATGAGATTGTGGCTTTGGCAAAAGCGGGCTTCGTGGACGAGTTGATCAACTCAGGCATTATCTGGACATGTGCCACGTGCCTTAAGTGCAAGGAACGTTGCCCACAAGCTGTAGCTCCAGTTGACCTCATTCTGGCATTGAGGAACATGGCGGTTGAAAAGGAAGCAAAAGTGCCTGAGAGTTTTCTGCAATCCACAAGCATGATCCTTGAATGCGGTCACATATCACGCCCCCAGCCAACTATCACGCGCAAGCTCGAAAAGATTGACAGAGACAAACTGGCTTTGCCCAAGTTCAAGGAGCCTGATGAACGCTTCAAGGCTACTTTCATGAAAGCTTTGGAGTCAAAGGTGGAGAGTGAAACTCAGCATTGA
- the alaS gene encoding alanine--tRNA ligase encodes MKSPSFHGATLGGLRSLLKRRFPESEYHVPFFDEAGYVRKQCPTCGEYYWTLNPDQKSCGESTLQGCAKLTFISNSPVRKKHSLGEMREAFLSFFEKRGHGRIKPYPVVSRWRDDLYFTSASIVDFQPYVTNGVVPPPANPLVISQPCIRFVDVDNVGPTFGRHTAFFEMGGHHAFNYPDKEVYWKDGTVRYHHEFLTKDLGVKPEEIVYKEDFWSGGGNAGPDLETIVRGLEIDTLVFMKFKVADSDLIELPIRTVDTGYGMERYTWLSQGTLSCFHAVYNSVLDYVMKLGGITNVDIKLVTRVAEQSGLMILEKSADRSESREKVARNIGVSVETLTKTMIPIENVFAVADHTKCLAFMLAEGVVPSNVRAGYLTRLMVRRTYRLLRALGIEEKLFDIVDRQVTYWSPDFPHLKEMRDEILTMLKVEREKYAETLKRGSQLAKRVAAELKAKGAAEMPEETLVTLYDSHGLPPEIVAESVQDEGLKVKVPEDFYGKVAAQHLQEPPALEEEPIKGLETALSGLPVTRMLYYEDSYIQEFKAKVLRTINGKYLVLNQTAFYPEGGGQPADHGEIKSHDGKAEVTDVQKISNIIVHVVKGKVPREGDEVTGRIDWTRRISLMRHHTATHVIMGAARRVLGQHVWQSGAQKEVETSRLDISHYQRLTTDEIQKIEKLANEAVMKTIPVETSSKPRMEAEREHGFRLYQGGAVPGKEIRVVKTGDWEVQACGGTHVKNTGEIGLVKILRTERIQDGVERIIFGAGTQALKHIQKDEQLLASVAEKLNVPTEKLDSTVERLLEEWKEARRERERLLKELVEKESETPTEGKTAMKVQKIADVQFATRLFEPVDVDRMIRTASDLIQKDLSMVVVFYGRDEKTARIVVMAGKDAISRGVDSRQIANEAASKLGGGGSGKPDFAQGGGTRLKNLSEAIEKAEKTVRKQLKTT; translated from the coding sequence ATGAAATCGCCTAGTTTCCATGGCGCTACACTTGGAGGATTGCGTTCACTCTTGAAGCGTCGCTTTCCAGAAAGTGAATACCACGTTCCCTTCTTTGACGAAGCAGGCTACGTTAGAAAGCAGTGCCCCACCTGCGGCGAATATTACTGGACGCTAAACCCGGACCAGAAGTCTTGCGGTGAATCTACGCTTCAAGGATGCGCCAAACTCACATTCATAAGCAATTCACCAGTTCGAAAGAAGCATAGCCTTGGAGAGATGCGGGAAGCCTTCCTATCCTTCTTTGAAAAACGCGGGCACGGACGAATAAAACCTTATCCAGTTGTGTCCAGATGGCGCGACGACCTCTATTTTACAAGCGCCAGCATAGTTGACTTTCAACCCTACGTAACCAACGGCGTAGTACCTCCCCCAGCCAATCCGCTAGTAATCAGTCAACCATGCATTCGATTTGTTGACGTGGACAATGTTGGACCAACTTTTGGGCGTCACACAGCCTTCTTTGAGATGGGTGGGCACCACGCTTTCAACTATCCGGACAAAGAAGTCTACTGGAAAGACGGCACAGTCCGATACCACCATGAATTCCTAACTAAAGACTTGGGAGTAAAACCAGAAGAAATCGTGTACAAAGAAGACTTTTGGTCAGGCGGAGGAAACGCTGGGCCCGACCTAGAAACCATAGTGCGCGGCTTGGAAATCGACACACTGGTATTCATGAAATTCAAGGTGGCAGACAGCGACCTCATCGAGCTGCCCATACGCACGGTGGACACAGGCTATGGCATGGAAAGATACACGTGGCTCTCTCAAGGGACTCTGAGTTGTTTCCATGCCGTCTACAACTCCGTTCTAGACTACGTCATGAAGCTTGGAGGCATCACGAATGTGGACATCAAACTCGTGACCAGAGTCGCAGAACAATCCGGGCTAATGATACTGGAAAAAAGCGCCGACCGAAGCGAGTCCAGAGAGAAAGTGGCTAGGAACATCGGCGTCAGCGTAGAGACTCTCACTAAGACCATGATACCTATTGAAAACGTGTTCGCTGTCGCTGACCACACCAAGTGTTTAGCTTTCATGCTGGCGGAAGGCGTGGTTCCATCAAACGTTAGAGCAGGCTACTTGACCCGCTTAATGGTGAGACGCACATATCGACTCTTGCGTGCACTGGGCATTGAGGAAAAACTCTTCGACATAGTTGACAGGCAAGTCACATATTGGTCGCCTGACTTTCCACACCTCAAGGAAATGCGAGACGAAATCCTCACCATGCTCAAAGTCGAACGTGAGAAATACGCAGAAACCCTGAAACGCGGAAGCCAACTTGCCAAACGCGTGGCAGCTGAGCTGAAGGCAAAAGGCGCCGCGGAAATGCCCGAAGAAACCCTAGTTACGCTCTACGATTCGCATGGGCTGCCGCCTGAAATTGTAGCCGAGTCGGTGCAAGACGAAGGTCTAAAAGTGAAGGTGCCTGAGGACTTCTACGGCAAAGTCGCCGCGCAACACTTGCAGGAGCCACCAGCACTTGAAGAGGAACCGATAAAGGGACTGGAAACTGCGCTTTCTGGTCTTCCAGTGACAAGGATGCTTTACTACGAGGATTCCTACATTCAAGAGTTCAAAGCCAAGGTGCTCCGCACCATCAACGGCAAATACCTCGTGCTCAACCAGACCGCGTTTTATCCAGAGGGCGGGGGACAACCTGCTGACCACGGCGAAATCAAGTCTCACGATGGGAAGGCGGAAGTAACAGATGTCCAGAAGATCAGCAACATAATCGTTCACGTTGTAAAAGGCAAGGTCCCAAGAGAAGGCGACGAAGTCACGGGGCGGATAGACTGGACCCGTCGAATCAGCCTCATGAGACATCACACAGCCACACACGTAATTATGGGCGCAGCCCGACGAGTCTTGGGACAGCACGTGTGGCAGAGCGGAGCCCAAAAAGAAGTTGAAACCTCACGGTTAGACATCTCTCACTATCAACGCTTAACCACGGACGAAATACAGAAGATAGAAAAGCTTGCCAACGAAGCTGTCATGAAAACCATACCTGTTGAGACTTCCTCGAAGCCGCGTATGGAAGCTGAGCGAGAGCATGGTTTCAGGCTTTATCAGGGCGGAGCTGTCCCGGGAAAGGAAATTAGGGTCGTCAAGACGGGCGACTGGGAAGTTCAAGCCTGCGGCGGCACCCACGTCAAGAACACCGGCGAAATCGGACTTGTCAAAATACTGCGGACAGAACGCATACAGGATGGTGTGGAAAGAATAATATTTGGCGCTGGCACCCAAGCGCTCAAACACATCCAAAAGGATGAACAACTCTTGGCATCAGTTGCTGAAAAACTCAACGTGCCCACGGAGAAGCTTGATTCCACAGTTGAACGGCTCTTAGAAGAGTGGAAAGAAGCTCGACGCGAACGAGAACGCCTGCTTAAAGAACTGGTTGAAAAAGAGAGCGAAACGCCCACTGAAGGCAAGACAGCCATGAAGGTTCAGAAAATAGCTGATGTACAGTTTGCCACTAGGCTTTTTGAGCCAGTCGATGTCGATCGTATGATAAGAACAGCCAGCGACCTAATCCAAAAAGACCTTTCGATGGTTGTGGTATTCTATGGCAGAGATGAGAAAACAGCGAGGATTGTCGTGATGGCTGGAAAAGACGCGATTAGTAGAGGAGTTGACTCGCGTCAGATAGCCAACGAAGCTGCATCAAAACTGGGAGGCGGCGGAAGCGGCAAACCAGATTTCGCCCAAGGGGGCGGAACTCGGTTAAAAAACCTTTCAGAAGCCATCGAAAAAGCCGAAAAAACCGTCAGAAAACAGTTGAAAACCACCTAA
- the leuS gene encoding leucine--tRNA ligase, producing the protein MAFLKQIEQKWQRKWEEARVFEADPDPKKPKCYITVAYPYPNSPQHIGHGRTYTLADVHARYMRMRGYNVLLPMAFHYTGTPVLAMAKRLAENDRDLIDDFVNIYKVPKEKLKELSEPFKMARYFHEEIKTGMKAIGYSIDWRREFTTIDPHYNRFIEWQFQKLRQKGYITRGSHPVGWCPKDGNPVGQHDTKGDVEPEIGEFTLIKFRYGDWILPAATLRPETIFGVTNMWLNPKAEYVKAQVDDQKWIISKESAEKLRYLNRKVTVQQTFRGAELAGKTVENLATKESVLILPADFVDPKNATGVVMSVPGHAPYDYVALMSLIKTPTQLKEFGIAAKDIASLKPISIITVSEYSDIPAGDVVKQMGIESQTDPKLEEATQEVYRHEFHSGRMKTNTGEYAGLPVSEAKDKVKQDLVAEGKAETMFELLNKPVMCRCGTECVVKIFEDQWFINYGDPKWKTIAHEALDKMEILPEELRAEFNYVIDWLHEKACARKSGMGTKLPWDPEWVIESLSDSTIYMAYYAIVKHIKKHGLKPTQLTDEVFDYIFLGVGKPAEVAKRVGINDRVLEGMRHEFMYLYPLDSRHSGRDLVPNHLTFLIFNHIAIFPEKLWPRQIVTNGSVTMQGAKMSKSFGNIIPLIEGIAQFGADPLRMGILATAELLQDADFSPTLAKSMRDRLERLYRFGEEIAKAGRNKKSKKPWTLPDRWMLSRLQEHIRMATEAMDKLAVRKAIHSAFYELDQDLQWYTRRVTDQKETSKRKETIDYVLSQILDAQVRMLAPVTPHICEELWEKMGGEDFVSQASWPSPDPIKIDAQAEESEALVIATLQDTLDIIKATGMAPRRVHYYVAADWKFSAYSAAVQKAVSAKVEQGDLMKKLLKDAKMKKVAAQLAKFVGQVADEVNKMSAERKQRSNEIGALDESSVLKEASSFFKRELNAEVVVFREEDSERYDPKKRAQLAKPFRPAIYLE; encoded by the coding sequence ATGGCGTTTTTGAAGCAAATCGAGCAAAAATGGCAGCGCAAATGGGAAGAAGCCCGAGTTTTCGAGGCTGACCCCGATCCAAAGAAGCCTAAATGCTACATTACTGTTGCTTATCCGTATCCTAACTCGCCGCAGCACATTGGTCACGGGAGAACCTACACGTTGGCTGATGTGCACGCAAGATACATGCGTATGCGCGGCTACAATGTGCTCTTGCCAATGGCGTTCCATTATACTGGCACTCCAGTTCTAGCCATGGCTAAACGCTTAGCCGAGAACGACCGAGACCTAATCGACGATTTTGTCAACATCTACAAAGTGCCAAAAGAAAAGCTGAAAGAACTCTCTGAACCTTTCAAAATGGCACGCTACTTCCACGAAGAAATCAAGACTGGAATGAAGGCAATAGGCTACTCGATCGACTGGAGACGCGAATTCACTACTATCGATCCGCATTACAACCGCTTCATCGAGTGGCAGTTCCAGAAACTGCGACAAAAAGGCTACATCACACGCGGAAGCCACCCCGTAGGCTGGTGTCCAAAAGACGGCAACCCCGTAGGGCAACATGACACAAAAGGCGACGTAGAGCCAGAGATAGGCGAATTCACATTAATCAAGTTCAGATACGGCGACTGGATCTTGCCCGCTGCCACACTGCGTCCTGAAACCATCTTCGGCGTCACCAACATGTGGCTGAATCCCAAGGCTGAATACGTAAAAGCACAAGTGGACGATCAAAAGTGGATAATCAGCAAAGAAAGCGCCGAGAAACTCCGCTATCTAAATCGAAAAGTGACCGTGCAGCAGACCTTCAGAGGAGCGGAACTAGCAGGCAAAACTGTCGAAAACCTCGCAACAAAGGAAAGCGTTTTGATTCTGCCGGCTGACTTCGTTGATCCCAAAAACGCCACAGGAGTAGTAATGTCGGTCCCTGGACATGCGCCATACGATTATGTAGCCCTGATGAGTCTGATAAAGACCCCGACGCAGTTGAAAGAGTTTGGAATAGCCGCAAAGGACATTGCCTCACTGAAACCAATTTCCATAATCACGGTCTCTGAATACTCCGACATTCCTGCAGGCGACGTAGTCAAGCAGATGGGTATTGAAAGTCAGACAGATCCGAAATTGGAAGAAGCTACGCAAGAAGTCTATCGGCATGAGTTTCACAGCGGCAGAATGAAAACTAATACTGGCGAATATGCTGGTTTGCCCGTGTCCGAGGCTAAAGACAAGGTCAAGCAGGATCTGGTCGCTGAAGGCAAAGCTGAAACAATGTTTGAATTGCTGAACAAACCCGTGATGTGTCGCTGCGGAACCGAGTGTGTCGTCAAGATCTTTGAAGATCAGTGGTTCATCAACTATGGCGATCCTAAATGGAAGACCATAGCGCATGAAGCTCTGGACAAAATGGAAATTCTGCCTGAAGAATTGCGAGCTGAATTCAACTACGTTATCGATTGGCTGCATGAGAAAGCCTGCGCAAGAAAATCAGGTATGGGTACGAAATTGCCTTGGGACCCAGAGTGGGTAATCGAATCTTTGTCTGATTCGACCATCTACATGGCATACTACGCAATTGTCAAGCACATCAAAAAGCACGGTCTCAAACCAACCCAGTTGACAGATGAAGTTTTTGATTACATATTCCTAGGCGTTGGAAAGCCCGCCGAAGTAGCAAAGAGAGTCGGCATCAACGACAGGGTTCTGGAGGGCATGCGACACGAGTTCATGTATTTGTATCCTTTGGACAGCCGCCATTCTGGACGCGATCTGGTTCCGAACCACCTGACTTTTCTGATTTTCAATCACATAGCCATCTTTCCAGAAAAGTTGTGGCCGCGTCAAATTGTCACCAACGGCAGCGTCACTATGCAAGGTGCGAAGATGAGCAAATCATTTGGAAATATCATACCTTTGATTGAAGGTATCGCGCAGTTTGGAGCCGACCCGTTGAGAATGGGTATCTTGGCAACAGCTGAGTTGCTGCAGGATGCTGATTTTAGTCCAACTCTGGCGAAGTCGATGCGAGACCGGCTGGAACGGCTATACAGGTTTGGTGAAGAAATCGCCAAAGCTGGGCGTAACAAGAAATCCAAGAAGCCTTGGACCTTGCCTGACAGATGGATGTTAAGTCGGCTACAGGAGCACATCAGAATGGCGACTGAAGCAATGGATAAACTCGCGGTGCGCAAAGCCATTCACAGCGCATTCTACGAGTTGGATCAAGACTTACAGTGGTACACACGTCGAGTAACGGATCAAAAAGAAACCTCAAAGAGGAAAGAAACCATCGATTATGTATTGAGTCAGATCCTAGATGCCCAAGTCAGAATGCTGGCACCAGTGACTCCTCACATATGCGAGGAACTGTGGGAGAAAATGGGCGGTGAAGACTTTGTTTCTCAAGCTTCGTGGCCGTCACCAGATCCAATAAAGATAGATGCTCAAGCTGAAGAGAGCGAGGCTCTAGTGATCGCCACGCTGCAAGACACATTGGACATAATCAAGGCAACAGGCATGGCGCCAAGAAGGGTTCACTATTATGTTGCGGCAGATTGGAAGTTCAGTGCATATTCGGCGGCTGTGCAGAAGGCGGTTTCGGCGAAGGTTGAGCAAGGTGATTTGATGAAGAAGCTCCTGAAAGACGCCAAAATGAAGAAGGTTGCGGCACAGCTGGCAAAGTTTGTTGGTCAAGTTGCGGATGAAGTAAACAAAATGTCAGCGGAAAGAAAGCAACGATCGAATGAAATCGGCGCACTTGATGAGAGCAGCGTTCTGAAGGAAGCCAGCAGCTTTTTCAAGCGAGAGTTAAATGCAGAGGTCGTCGTTTTTCGGGAAGAAGACTCTGAGCGCTACGATCCGAAGAAGAGAGCGCAGCTAGCCAAGCCCTTTCGCCCAGCTATTTACTTGGAATAG
- the cobO gene encoding cob(I)yrinic acid a,c-diamide adenosyltransferase — MPEHKLEKGLVQVYTGNGKGKTSAAFGAALRAVGRGLKVYVVQFIKGGFDYGELYSVKNLPNLTLKSFGRGRFITESQPPKEDVQLARDAFELAKKVVISGEYDLVVLDEINVVMHLKMVGVDEVLTLIRNKPQHLELILTGRNAPVQIIEAADLVTEMKEIKHPYAQGVPSRKGIEY; from the coding sequence ATGCCGGAACATAAGCTGGAAAAAGGCTTGGTTCAAGTTTATACGGGAAACGGCAAGGGCAAAACCTCCGCCGCATTCGGAGCTGCACTTCGCGCCGTTGGGCGAGGCTTAAAGGTTTACGTGGTTCAGTTCATTAAAGGTGGCTTCGACTACGGCGAACTGTACAGCGTCAAAAATCTTCCAAACCTGACGTTGAAGTCTTTCGGACGAGGCAGGTTCATCACTGAATCCCAGCCTCCAAAAGAAGATGTGCAGCTAGCCCGCGATGCATTCGAGCTTGCGAAGAAGGTTGTAATTAGCGGCGAATACGACTTAGTTGTGCTTGATGAAATCAATGTCGTAATGCATCTCAAAATGGTAGGCGTAGACGAAGTCCTCACGCTAATCAGGAACAAACCGCAACATTTAGAGCTGATTTTGACCGGACGCAACGCGCCAGTACAAATCATTGAAGCCGCTGACTTGGTAACCGAGATGAAAGAGATTAAACATCCCTATGCCCAAGGCGTTCCGTCGAGAAAAGGAATAGAATACTAG
- a CDS encoding AAA family ATPase — MLIQEVILENFMSYEYARIPFHQGVNLVCGPNGAGKSSILLGISVALGQSYTERSRKLSDLIRWGKDQARVTLILDNTPSAGHRPIPRVDKDQIFLTRIMRKDGKYWFELDNKAATKQEVERLLSKLDVDPNNMVILMHQAMTEQFIALPPQEKLRMVEAAVGFESYRRNVLDAQRKLSRVLSEEESVGKLLESAEQTLSYWREQYDRYQQKKQLIMKRRFLERELAWAQVTKRERAVTELQNEMQTEQREIESLENEITKAENRLDETQSSLNEAKLRWTRLFEERLGLEREKAKHESRLMLSNQTLKETQAWSEAHQDASKNYLTKLEQLQSRVTQEVNPADLRSEFTEIRRTYEQIEDAWIQQINIKNESLKQQVETSSQQLTELEDHITEVESRVTNLDGEMSKTNQTVLDDKIRLALLGHEKESLQKAVEKLKRELQTARSEVDNEINRAEQTGARIAAIKSIEEINDEIRLTDGHVAALADVSEDIERMYESYSKLYLELKDKAQLVAENREKALAEVRTRMEAWHTVIETLLDHVNVQYQTILANAQAQGEVRLVNEKDIEAAGLQIYVGFKGAKPVPLDAYTQSGGERSTATMMFLLALQQHVRSPFRAVDEYDMHMDPKNREVIAQMIVTSIAGSDSQYLIITPSQITFAQKDVNIITVQNIEGTSIVKEVR, encoded by the coding sequence ATGTTGATTCAAGAAGTCATACTTGAGAACTTCATGTCTTATGAATACGCCCGCATACCCTTCCATCAGGGCGTTAATCTAGTGTGTGGACCAAATGGCGCTGGCAAATCATCCATACTGCTAGGCATATCAGTGGCGTTGGGACAGTCTTATACTGAGCGTTCTCGGAAGCTCAGCGACCTCATCCGCTGGGGCAAAGACCAGGCACGCGTTACACTCATTCTAGACAACACGCCAAGCGCTGGGCATCGTCCAATACCGCGAGTCGACAAGGATCAAATATTTCTCACCCGCATCATGCGCAAAGATGGGAAGTACTGGTTTGAGCTTGACAACAAAGCCGCAACTAAGCAGGAGGTTGAAAGACTATTGTCCAAACTTGACGTCGACCCGAATAACATGGTTATCCTTATGCATCAAGCTATGACTGAGCAGTTCATAGCGTTGCCACCGCAAGAGAAGCTGCGCATGGTTGAGGCTGCTGTCGGCTTCGAGTCCTATAGACGCAATGTGCTGGACGCTCAGCGCAAACTGAGCCGCGTTTTGAGTGAAGAAGAGTCTGTTGGAAAACTGCTTGAGTCTGCTGAGCAGACGCTGTCTTACTGGCGTGAGCAGTACGACCGGTATCAACAGAAGAAGCAGTTGATTATGAAGCGAAGGTTTCTTGAACGTGAACTCGCTTGGGCGCAAGTGACAAAAAGGGAGCGAGCGGTCACCGAGCTTCAAAACGAGATGCAGACTGAGCAGAGAGAAATTGAAAGCCTTGAAAACGAAATCACGAAAGCAGAAAATAGGTTAGATGAGACACAGTCATCGCTTAACGAAGCCAAGTTAAGATGGACCAGACTTTTCGAGGAACGACTTGGACTGGAGCGGGAAAAAGCGAAGCATGAATCTAGACTAATGTTGTCCAACCAAACGCTAAAGGAAACCCAAGCTTGGTCTGAGGCACATCAAGACGCGTCTAAGAATTACTTGACCAAACTGGAGCAGTTGCAGAGCCGAGTTACGCAGGAAGTGAATCCCGCCGACCTGCGATCAGAATTCACTGAAATCAGAAGAACATACGAGCAGATTGAAGACGCTTGGATTCAGCAGATCAACATCAAGAATGAAAGTCTTAAACAGCAGGTTGAAACCTCCAGCCAGCAACTTACTGAGCTGGAAGACCACATAACCGAGGTAGAGTCTCGGGTGACCAACTTGGACGGCGAAATGTCGAAAACCAACCAGACAGTTCTCGACGACAAGATTCGTTTGGCTCTACTCGGGCATGAAAAAGAAAGTCTGCAGAAAGCTGTGGAAAAACTGAAGCGTGAACTTCAAACAGCTAGAAGCGAAGTGGATAACGAGATAAACCGTGCCGAGCAGACAGGAGCTAGAATCGCGGCGATCAAAAGCATCGAAGAGATTAATGATGAGATTCGCCTCACAGACGGGCATGTCGCAGCGTTGGCTGACGTTTCAGAAGACATCGAGCGAATGTATGAGTCCTATTCCAAACTCTACTTGGAGCTCAAGGACAAAGCTCAACTGGTGGCGGAAAACAGAGAAAAAGCCTTAGCTGAAGTAAGGACCCGCATGGAAGCATGGCACACAGTCATCGAGACTCTGCTCGACCACGTCAACGTGCAGTATCAAACCATTCTTGCCAATGCACAGGCACAGGGCGAAGTCCGCCTCGTAAACGAAAAGGACATCGAAGCAGCTGGGCTACAGATCTATGTAGGTTTCAAAGGAGCCAAACCTGTCCCGTTAGATGCGTACACCCAGAGTGGAGGCGAAAGGAGCACGGCGACCATGATGTTTCTCTTAGCCCTTCAGCAGCATGTGCGCTCGCCTTTCCGCGCTGTGGATGAATATGACATGCACATGGATCCAAAGAACAGAGAAGTGATCGCCCAAATGATAGTTACTTCAATAGCGGGCTCTGACTCTCAATACTTGATTATTACGCCGAGTCAGATCACTTTTGCCCAAAAAGATGTCAACATAATAACCGTTCAAAATATCGAAGGAACTTCAATCGTGAAAGAGGTTCGCTGA